The following are from one region of the Littorina saxatilis isolate snail1 linkage group LG4, US_GU_Lsax_2.0, whole genome shotgun sequence genome:
- the LOC138964277 gene encoding PRA1 family protein 2-like, whose amino-acid sequence MAEIQLAPLRSMGDFMLESARFQIPQLKDPEKWANRVLHNLLYYQTNYFLSALLIFLMIGIVHPVKMVLGFAAISVAFGGYVYCTNSQWQARRFKRNHPLFSVLIILVAGYLLVYMFGAVIVFLFGIAFPMLLVMIHASLRMRSIKNKITNKIEYVGLKRTPMGIILEGLGQEQEAGEAMQN is encoded by the exons ATGGCTGAAATTCAGCTCGCACCCTTGCGGTCTATGGGTGATTTTATGCTTGAGTCTGCAAGATTTCAAATCCCTCAACTGAAAGATCCCGAAAAATGGGCGAACAGAGTGCTCCACAACCTTTTGTACTACCAGACAAATTATTTCTTGTCTGCACTTCTTATATTTTTGATGATCGG GATTGTCCACCCTGTGAAGATGGTGCTGGGTTTTGCAGCGATCTCAGTTGCTTTCGGAGGCTACGTGTACTGCACCAACAGCCAATGGCAGGCGCGACGGTTTAAGCGCAATCACCCTTTATTCAGCGTCCTGATCATCCTGGTGGCGGGGTACCTGCTCGTCTACATGTTTGGGGCTGTCATAGTCTTTTTGTTTGGAATTGCATTCCCAATGTTGT TGGTCATGATCCATGCATCTCTGCGAATGCGAAGCATCAAGAACAAGATCACGAACAAGATTGAATACGTGGGTCTCAAGCGAACGCCCATGGGGATCATTCTGGAAGGCCTGGGGCAGGAACAGGAAGCAG GTGAAGCTATGCAAAACTGA
- the LOC138964279 gene encoding uncharacterized protein, whose translation MGTPETEQPFTNIQTAGERDVSPPPMYGEHTHYDTTSIQPRGPGVSALDSMPKDAPPPYSGSDGDTMTSAYAEQELQPVMTYQPQSYQRNAQTSAGISSSTQPQGYCANCNNFCNHCPCWCLCLCCQISAICDVCTL comes from the exons ATGGGTACCCCGGAAACAG AACAACCATTCACCAATATTCAGACGGCGGGCGAAAGAGATGTATCTCCTCCCCCTATGTACGGTGAACACACCCACTATGACACCACCTCAATCCAGCCCCGGGGGCCAGGGGTCTCTGCCCTGGATTCAATGCCAAAGGACGCTCCCCCTCCCTACAGCGGAAGTGATGGAGATACCATGACCAGTGCTTACGCTGAGCAAGAGCTTCAGCCAGTTATG ACCTATCAGCCTCAGAGCTACCAGAGAAATGCACAGACCTCAGCGGGAATCAGCTCCTCCACACAACCGCAGGGCTATTGTGCCAATTGCAATAACTTCTGCAATCATTGCCCGTGCTGGTGCTTGTGCTTGTGCTGCCAAATTTCTGCAATTTGTGATGTTTGCACTTTGTGA